TGATTAAGTTCTTCCTTATTAAAATTATCTAAATTAATTGCTTCTCCACCCATTAACCAATCAATCATTTCAGGATCTACTTTATCTTTAGGCGTATCGTAATAATCTTGCAAAGACCATACGCCACCAATGTCATCAATTATTCCATAACCTTTTCCAGAAAGTATTTTTGGACACTTAGGAGCTGCTTGATCAGTAGTAATGTTCTTAATATCTACTTCGAATTCCCAGCTATCGCCATAATCATAGGTTAATAATAACTTATCACCTTTTTCAAAATATGAGACCTTCGCTTTTTCATAATCTATGCCTGTAGCCGGATCCCAATCTTCCGCTTCAGCGATACTTTCTACATTTTCAAAGCGTTCCTGCGTCTTTTTATTCAGCAAATCAAACATATGTCCAAAATCAGCATTAAACATATCTAGCATGGCAACTTCTAAAGTTTTCACGGATGTATTGCCACTAATAATAAATCTACGCCAAGTAGATGGTTTAAAAGACTTTAGTTTTACTCTAATCTCATAGGTAGCTCGATTGCGAGTTTGATTTTCAAAAATTGCCTTTTTTCGTGTTTTCTGCTTTTTATCATGATTCTCAAGATCTCTTCGCAAGCCTTCTAAGACTCTAGACAAATCCTGAGGAGACAAGTCTAAATCTTCAAGTTCCAAAATCTTTTTCGGATTTGCTTCAATTGCCTCTATCATATCGTTTATCAAATCCTCATCCAGGTTTTGATCGGGGTATGAATTAATTTCTTCAGTTACCCAGTCAATATTCATCCCTATTTCTTTACTATCAGTTTTACGAATAAGACCTACTCTACTCAAAAATACATAGAAATTTTTCAAGGTATTTGTAATCTGCTCTATTTCTAGCGGATGTAGTTTATTGTTAGATATCATAATCCATAAATAAGAAATTGCTTCTCCTAAATCATTAGTAACTAAATGGATCTTATTACGTAATAAATAATGATTTAGATAATCCGGCAGCATTTGATCAGGTTGGATATATCCTATTCCTGCTGGTACGTATTTAGCATATTGATCAATGAGTTTCTGATTATTTTCTTTAATTTTAGCAACAATCTTTTCATTGCCTTTTACTGGTTTATTTTCATATTTTTCAAAATTAGAGAAATCTTCAAATTTTGGCACTAAGTCAACATACTTATATCTTCGATTTGGTTTTTGCGGCTTAATAGGGAAATACGTACTAACCTCATCAATCATCTTAGAAATAAAATTTTGTCCAATCTGACTATCCAAGGCAAAAATAGCCGCTGACATTACAGTTAGCTTATCTACCATATTCTTTTCATCTTTTACAACATCAATCAAATTTAAATATTCGTTTTGATTATCCTCTATAAGTTTACGAATTTTTTCTAGCATTAAATTAGCTTGGCTTTTAGTATCGTAAAAAGACATTTGCTTGGACTTTACCGCTGAAACTAATTTTTGTTGCTGTTTAAACAAAATAAAGTCATAGCTTTTAATCGCATTAGCAAAAACATCATTAAATAGCTTGGCATCAAGTTTAGTTAATAAAATTGGAAAACTAGTGTCTTTTTCAACTAATAAATAGTACTTTTGCTTTTGAATATTTATTACACCTGCATCCCAAACAGTAAAAGGCTCATTCTTAATAATATCAATCTTATTTTCTTTAATTTCTGGTGCTAAGTTAATACCATATCGTACTTGAAGCATGTGGTTCTCCTTATTAAAATAATTTTATCATGTCTATTCACAACTATTCATCTCAGAAGCAAAAAAATGAAGGCAATCACTGCCTTCATCTAAAATACACAAATTTTAGTCTTTTTCTAAAACCGGTACTGTCTTTTTATTTCTAACATGATATACAACTAAACCAATTGCTAAACCTACCAGTGCTGGCACTAACCATGATAAACCCATGCTGGCAAGTGGCAAATGACTTCTAAGTGAAGCTACTGCTAAACCGAATGAACTTTGACTAACTACACTTGGGAAAGCAACCACCATATCGCCTAAGGCTGGCACAACAGTAAATAGGATTACGAAAAAGTAAACTACACCTGCCTTATTAAACAATGGTGAACAAACTGATAGCAAGATCAAAACCATGGATAAAGGATATAAGAACATTAACATCGGTGTTGACCATGAAATGATTTGATCCAAACCAAAGTTAGCGGCTAAGAATGATGCCAAGCAACTAAGTGCTAACCAAACGTGGTAACTTACCTTAGGAAAATGCTTATGAAAGTCTTGCGCAAAAGCAGCAACCAAACCAACTGCAGTAGTCAAACAGGTAACTGTCAATAAGAATGCAAGTAAAGCTTGACCAAAGACACCGCCATAAACGTTAACGATTTGGTTAAAGGCTACCCCACCGTTATCAGAAACTGCAAAGCGTCCGAGAGACATTGCACCCATTAAGATCAATAACAAGTAGATAAAACCGATTGCTAAAACGGCCAAGACACCTGATTTAGCAACAACTTTTGAAACACTTTTAGCATCTTTTTGTCCCATGCCACGAACAGCTGTAACAACCGTAACCCCAAAGGCTAAGCCTGCTAAGGCATCCATTGTGTTATAACCCTCTAAGAAGCCATTTACTAATGCTCCATGCTTATAAGCAGCAGTTACTGCAGCAGTTTGTGGATTCCCCAACGGACGAGCAAAAGCTACAAGAAACACTAGGAATAATAATGCCAAGAATAATGGATTTAATACCTTACCAACGTTAGACAAGATATTATTTTGATGATAAGAAAAAGCAAAAGCAGCTAAAAAGAATAAAGCTGAGAAAACAAGTAAAGCGGAACTTTGCATATTCTTCGGCATAAATGGTGCAATACCAACTGTGAAAGAAACGGTTGCAGTTCTTGGGGTACCAAACAATGGTCCGATTGTGGCATGGATTAAAACCATAAATACTACTGCAAATCCGGCACCCAGCGGCTTACCGATGTCGTATACTCCGTTTGCATGAGTAATTGCTACTGCTAATACAGATAATAATGGCAATAAAACCCCTGTGATTAAAAAGCCAATTGCAGCTGTTCCCCAATTTGCTCCAGCTAGTTGTCCTAAATGTAATGGAAAGATTAGGTTACCAGCCCCAAAAAATAATCCAAACAGCAAGGAAGCAACAACGAGATAATTTTTCCATGTAAGTTTTTTCGATGTATGATCTGTCATTTTCTCTCCTCCAAAACATCCCTGATAAACAAAAAAGACCCTCAGCTGCAAATTGCAACTGAGGGACGCTTTGAGCGTGGTACCACCCTTTATTTATATCACTATTGCTAGCAATACCTTTCACGTACAGTCAATTACTCGACGATACGTAGGCACTATAATGGGTGCTCCCACTACTTCTTACTTTAAGTTAAGAAATAGAACTCGAAAGTGATTTTCATTTAAACTTAGGATTTATCTCCTCACACCTAACGAGACTCGCTGTAAATTAAGTCTAAATTACTCTTCTTTCTCTTTGTTTTCAGATTTATTAAATTTGTTAATAATTATTTTAATCAAAATATAATCGTTGTCAACAACTTTTTTATTTATTTTTCAAATTTTCTATTCAAATTGAGTCTGCCAATTAGGATCATTATTTGCCGCAAAACACATGGTAATTTGTTCCTCAGTATTTCGCCCAAGTGAAAGCTTCGGTAAATTATCTAATGCAAAATAATCACAAGCATCAGTTTCATCGTTCGGCTTAAATTCACCACTAATTTCTTTGCATAAGTAAAATACCTTCGTAATGTTGGTGGCCAAAATTGGTTTATTATGATGATTACGATCTTGAACTGCAATAATTTTGACGGGTCTAACTACTCTACCTGCTTCTTCATATGCCTCTTTAACACAATTTTGTGCTGTAGTTTGGTCATAATCATTCCAGCCGCCTGGCAATGACCATTCCTGAGTCATTTTTTCACGGACAAGCAAAATTTTATTATCCTTAAAAATTGCTGCTCGCGTATCAATCTTAGGTGTTTGATAGCCCTCATCACCCAAAAAGAGTGTTTTAATTTGTTCTTTAGGTAGTCCTGTCCTAGCTGCCATCATTTCGCCTGCAATTTTACGGATTTTTTCATAGCGCTCATGATCAAATACATCATGACCATAATGCAATCCTGCTTGAGCTAAACTTTGTAAATCTGTCGCCCACTTGATAAATTGATCATCTGAATTCATTTTTATTGCCTTTAATATAAAATTCTAAGAAAAATAACAAATTCCAAATTAATAGGCAGATTGAAATACCTATTTTAGATTTTATCACAACCCATAAGTAACTTACTCCTAGTGCAAAAATTAGTAGCAATGTTAACAGATTACGAATACTAAATCGACATTCAGTATTAATATTGTTAGCCAGATAAACTGCTACAAACATATTTAAAACTAAACCGCCAATATCTAAAAATCTGTTTTTGCTATATCGGTTAAAATAGATAACTTGATAAAGCCAAATTTGCATTACTACAATTACAACCAATAAAAATTGAAGAAAAATAACTAAAGGAATACTGCCATTAACAGGATGATGAATCATTGCAGTAATTCGAGAAATTGCGTATACGAAAACTAAATCATAGAATAATTCAAACATTCCAACAGGCTTAGCTATTATTTTTTTCAAACTAATCCCCCCTAATATTTGATTACTGTCTATCATGCTTTATATTTGTCCAAAAAGCAAATTATGATATTAATTTGTAAGAATCAATTTTTAGCTTGATTGTAAAAAATTATGCTAAAGTAATTATTGATTATCACATTAATTTAATCGGAGGAATAACTATGCCACGAAATCCCAGAAAACACAATTTTAATCAATTCTCAGACCAAGAAAAAGATAAATTAAAAAATGTCAAAAAAGAATTAGCTGAGGCCCAAAAGAAAGAGCCTGAAAGTCTACGTGAACATCTACAAGCCTTTAATGATGGAGTGATGGCCATTATCATTACAATTATTGTTTTAGAAATTCAACCCGCGCTTCATGAAATTCATTATCAGCAATTCATTAGCAACATTGCTGTCTTTTTAATCACTTTTTTTATTGTGGCAGATTTCTGGTATGATCTGCATTTATCTTTTTCATACTATATTTTTAAGCCTTCAAAAGCGATTGCCATTCTAGACTTCTTTTTTCTAGCGGATTTATCACTTCTGCCAGTCATGACTAAATGGATTATGGCTGAAAATTCTTCTTTCGCTGTAGCCAATTTTGGGATTGTCTTCTTAATTGCCAAAATCTTAGAATATCTAATTCAATATTTTGGTGCTAAAAATACTGCGCGCTATTCCCAAATCATGCGAATTATTATTAGCCGCTCCTTTATTAGAAAAATGACGGTTACTTTATTTTTAAATGTAATATTGATCATTCTGTCATTATTCAATGCAAAACTAGCAATGATTCTTTATCTAATAGTTCCAGTTATTTCATTTCTTTTTCCAGTTAAACGCAACAAAATTATGTGATTTTTATTTAAAAGAGCGCCAGTAAACTTAAACTAAATCTACTGGCGCTCTTTTGTTACTTTTCTTGTTCCTTACAATGACTCTTGCAAACACATTCTTTACTATCTACCATTTTGCAGTGGCAAATGCCATCCTTATCTGCACAAGGACAATTTTTCTGACATTTCATTTCATCGTGACAAAATTCATTCTTCATGTTTATCACCTCTATAGCTTATTATGCCTATGATAATGAAACTGTCAAATCTTTTGTGTAAATAGATCTTTCTCGTAAATTGATTTTTTAATTATTTATTTAATCAAAGTAGGATTCTAAGGTGTCCTGAACCTGACCAAAGCCTTTATGAATTCGATTGAAATAACGGTCATTGTAGCTCATTGCCTGGATGCCAATAAATGCATCAAGCGACTGTTCAGTTGGAAATTCTGCCTTAGGCTTAGCTTTACGCTTGATGACGTTGTTAAAGGATTCAATCATATTGGTTGAATAAATTGAAGCTCTGATTTGTTTGGGATAATTGTAGAAGACTAGCAGATCGGGCTCAATTTCCTTCAAACCTTTGATGACATGGCTATAAGCTTTATTCCATTTGGCATAGAATTTGTGCAAGACAGCTGCAGCTTCTTTTTTGCTTGTCTGTTGATGTATCTGCTTGAATTCGTTCATGATCTTTTCACGATCGTCGACGCGTACTTTAGCGCAGATATTGCGCATGACATGAACCAGGCAGCGTTGAAAATGAGCTTTAGGATAAGTCCTGGCCAAGGCTGTTTTCATGCCAACAACACCATCAGAAAGAAAAAGCTCAACTTGCTTCAAGCCTCTGGACTTCATGTTTTGAAGCATCTCTGTCCAAACTTCAATGTTCTCACTAGGAGCAATGCAGTAGTCAATGACTTCCTTATGTCCATTAGGTTTAATGCCAATGGCAATATATACTGCTTCACGCTCAAACGTTTCTCGGCGCAAAGGAAGGTATGTCGCATCCAAATAGACACAGAAAAACTTGTCGCTTAGCTTGCGCTTGTGATAAGCCTCAATCTTGGGGAGCATCTGCTTGGAAATATTTGATACTTGAGCTGGACTATAATGACTGCCATACATTTTCTCAATCAAGTCAGCGATTTCTCTGGTAGTTACGCCTTTGGAGTATAGCTTGATAATCGTGCTTTCCAAAACATCAGAGTGCTGCTTGTAGTCAGGCAGCGTGTGCTGATGAAACTGACCGTTGCGGTCTCGAGGCACTTGCACTTCAATTGGTCCAAACTGGGTATCAACCTTGCGGAAATAAGCACCATTTCTAGAATTGCCAGTATTCCAGCCATTTCTGGCATAGGGATCATAGCCTAGAAAGGCAGTCAACTCAGCTTCTAGCAAGTTATTAACAGCCTGTTGTAGCTCTTTGCGCAATAAATCATTTATTTTGTCTGGATTGAATAGAGCTTGAGCAAAATCTTTGGTAAAATCATTCATGAAGGAGTTCTTCTTTCTGTATGTGTTTTTTTGTTCAAACCAATCATACGAGAAAGGAACTCCTTTTTCTAATGTTTAAAGAAATAAATTTAAGGAATCATTCATCCTTACACAAACTATTTTACAGTCTCATGATAATCGAACTTTCCAACCAATATATCTTATAATTTTACTTTTCCTAATAAGATTATTTTATAGAAATATCTAGTTAATTTGTTAATTTAATCTGCTGATCAGCTACCGATGTAATGAAGTAAGGATCATGCTCAATTAGTAACATCGTTGGCTTCACACTCTTAAGAAGCTTAATTAATTGATCTTGATTGAATACATCTAAATAATTTGCTGGCTCATCCCATAAATATAAATTAGCAGGTTCTGTCAATGACTTAGCCAAAGCTACTCGTTTCTGTTGTCCCATACTCATTTCTTCAATTCTAGTTGTAAAATCAGCACGCGCAAATCCCATTTTCTTAAGATTGCTCAACAAAGCTTCATAAGACAAATGATATCTTTTAGCAAAGTCTTTTAATGATCCGCTATACATTACAAATTCTTGTGGTAAATAAGAGATTTTCAAACTTTCAATTAGCTCATAATTACCTTTGGCAATTAGATTTTGAGAGATACCCAGTAAATACTTAATTAATGTTGACTTTCCAGAACCATTTTTACCTTCAATAGCAATAATTTCATGATTATTCAAAGACAAAGTCAAGCTTTTAAATAGTTCTCTACTATTTTTTAGTTGCAAGCTAAGATCATTAAGTTGCAAAATCTCACGATGATAATCTGCCTGAAAATTCATAGTCATAGTAGGAACTTTTTCAATATTCTTTAGCATTCCTTCTTTTTCTGCAATCCTCTTATCCATGCGATTGCGTGCATTAATCGACTTCTTCATCATCTTTGCAGCTTGATGTCCGATCGCTCCCTTATTTAATCTGTTTTTGTTTGTAACCGCTTAAATTAATTATTGACATTTAGCTAGTTCAGTTTTACGATAAAGTTGAATTAAATAAATGTTCTTCGAGGCAAGGTGAAATTCCTGACCGGCGGTGAAGTCCGCAACCCGCGAAAGCGGTGGAATCCGATAATCGGTACCGATAGTATAGTCTAGATGATAGAAGAATGATAACCAATAAGTAACGCTTATTTGCATTTACTTTGATTATTTGACTTTGAATATTATTACTGAACCTCGAGAATACTCGAGGTTCTTTTTGCTCTACGAGGAAGTGATTTTAATGGAAAAAGATAATTTTTATATGAATTTAGCTTTAGAAGAAGCTAAAAAAGGTCGCTATCAAACATGGAAAAATCCTATGGTTGGTGCCGTAATTGTTAAAAACGGTCAAGTCTTAGCTACTGGCTATCATCACCATTATGGACAAAATCATGCAGAACGCGATGCCATTTCAAAATTAACCCCAGAACAATTATTTAATTCAACTCTCTATGTCACCCTTGAGCCATGCAACCATTATGGTAAACAGCCTCCCTGCTCAGATTTAATTATCAAAAGTGGGATTAAACGTGTTGTAGTTGGACAAATCGATCCACACAAACTGGTTACTGGAAAAGGAATTGCCCAACTACAAAAGAATGGGATTCAAGTAACTACTGGTGTTTTAGCTGATGACGCAAGTAAACTTAATAAGTTCTACAGCTATTTTTACCAATATGGGTTTCCCTGGATCACAGTCAAAGAAGCAACTAGTTTAGATAATAAAGTTGCAATGCGCGGCCAGCGAACTCCAATCACTAATCAAGCAGTGTATCAGCAAGTTCATTCTGAACGTGCTGATTATCAAGCAATTATGATTGGTTCTTCGACTGCTATCATTGATGACCCTATTTTAAGAACTAATGTCAAAAGTGACTATCCGCCAATCCGTATTATCATTGATCGTCGCGGACGGCTGTTAAATCATTTACGACTTCGCTTATTAAGTGATACAAATCCCACTTGGATTTTCACTCAAAATAAGCAAATGTCTAAAAACAACTTTACTAATTCTAAAATCAAAATTATTCATTTAGCAACAAACAAGATCCAAGAAGTATTTGATTATTTGAGTACAAAAGAAATCCAGTCAGTTTATGTAGAAGGTGGCCCTACTTTGGAAAAAGCAATTATGAATGAAATTTTTGTTAATGAAGTAATTAAATATACGGCGCCGATCTTTCTTGGAGATGAAGGCGTAACAGGTTTAGTACCAAACGAAACTGTTCCTTTGACAAATGTTAAAAAAACAGCCTTTGGCAACAATGAACGAATTGCAGGTGAATTAAAACATGTTTAGTGGTCTAGTTCGCGGGGATGCTCATATTAAAAAAATTGATAAACACAAGCAAACAATTAAGCTAACCGTTTCGTGCCCTGCAGACTTTACTAATGAGCTAACGATCGGTGATTCAATTGCAATTAATGGGACTTGTTTGACGGTTGAAAGTTTTACTGAAACTAGTTTTGTTGTAACCATGATGCCTCAGACTTATAAGAAAACTGTTTTTAAGAATTTGCATAACGGTGATCAACTTAACGTTGAGCGTTCATTAGAAGTCGGTCAACGTTTAGAAGGTCATCTTGTTACGGGACATATCGATGATTTGGCAACAGTTACTAAAATAGCACAGAATGAAAATGCAATTGAAATTTGGTTTAAGTTTCCTGCCCGATTATCAACACAGATCGTACCTCAAGGTAGTATTGCTTTAAATGGCGTTTCATTAACAGTGATGGATGTTAAAGATAACAGTTTTTCGGTAGGTCTAATTCCACATACTCAAGACGAAACCAATTTAGCCAACTTACAGATAAATGATGAAGTAAATTTGGAAACCGACATTATCGGAAAATATGTTGCAAAAAATTTAGAAAAGAGAAATTAAAATGGATGTTAGAAAAATTCAAAATGCAATTCAATGGATGAAAAATGGTGGTTTAGTGATTGTTGCTGATGATGAAGATCGTGAATCTGAAGGTGATATGATCGGCTTAGGGTCTAAAGTTACTCCTGAAAATGTTAACTTTATGACCAAACATGCTCGTGGCTTACTTTGCACCCCTGTAAGCAAAACAATTGCCCAACGTTTAAATTTCTACCAAATGGAACAAAATAATACTGATCCATACGGTACAGCTTTTACAATCAGTGTTGATTACAAAACCACCACTACTGGTATTTCTGCTTATGATCGTGCGGCAACTATCAAGGCAATTGCTGATCCTACTTCCAAGCCAGAAGACTTCTTTAGACCAGGTCACTGTTTTCCATTAGTCGCTAAAGATGATCAAATCAAGAATCGTAATGGTCACACAGAAGCTTCTATTGCCTTAGCTCATCTTGCTGGCGAACCAGAAGTTGCATATATTTGTGAAGTTATGAAAGCTGATGGTCATATGGCTCGTCGTCCCCAACTGAAAGAAATTGCTAAAGAATATCACTTACCATTTTTAACAATTGCAGAACTACAAGAATATATTAATAGTCCTGTGAGTAAACGCTCAGAATTTGTAAACCTTCCTACTAAATATGGCAATTTCAAAATTAAGGCTTACGCTAATGAAAACTTGGCTCTTATTAAAGGAAAGATTGATCCTAAAAAGCCAGTCTTAGTACGGCTTCATTCCGAATGTCTCACTGGTGATACGTTTGGCTCAATGCGCTGCGATTGCGGTGATCAATTACATACTGCCATGAAGCAAATTAATAAAAATGGTAGTGGCATAATTCTTTATTTACGACAAGAAGGACGCGGAATTGGATTAATTAACAAATTAAAAGCTTATGGTTTACAGGACCAAGGTTATGACACTTATGAAGCAAATGAAATTTTAGGTTTTAAGCCAGATGAACGAAATTATATTATTGCTGCCAAGATTTTAAAGGATCTAGGTATTAGTCATATCAATTTGCTTACTAATAATCCTGATAAAATTGATCAATTAGAAAATAACTGTATTACTATTGAAAAAAGAATTCCCTTGGAGATTCCTGCTAATGAGGTAAATCATGACTATTTAGAAACCAAACGAGATAAATTCCATCATTTATTAGGAGCATTATAGTAAGGAACACAGAAATGAATATTTACGAAGGAAATTTTAAAAACAATAATTATCATATCGCAATTGTCGCATCTAAGTTTAACGAAATTGTTACCCATCATTTAGTTGATGGTGCTATTGCTAGCTTAAAACAATTTGGAGTACTTGAAGATCAGATCGATATCTATTGGGTCCCAGGTGCTTTTGAAATTGGTTTTACTGCTAATAAGCTTCTCAATTCAAATAACTACGATGGTATTATGACTTTAGGCGCTGTCATTAAAGGTGAGACTGATCATTACAGCATGATTATTCAGAATGTTACAAACGCAATTATGCAGATGAATCTTAAAGCAGAAGTCCCAATAACTTTTGGTATTTTAACCACTGAGAATATTGATCAAGCCTTGCAACGATCCGGCTTAAAAGCTGGCAATGAAGGTTCCTCTACTGCTCAGAGTCTATTAGAAATGATTTCGCTAAATAAACAAATAAAGTAATAGAGTAGAGGGAGATTAATTCTCGCCCCTCTCATTGCACCGGACGTACGGTTCCGTATCCGGCGCTACGTTTGTAATCATCTACGAGATAAATAGTATTCTAGCGGATCGACCAAGCCTGGGCGATCCGCTTTGCTTATGCCCAATACTTTTGGGCTAAGCAAAAAGTTAACGACATGTCCGGTACTGCGTTTATACCAACCTAATCGCGTATTAGCTACTTTATGAATATCTTCGTCGCTAAAATTGCACTTTAATGCCTTGTTAATCCGCATTAAATTAGTGTATATTCTTCTTGGCAGTTTCCAATTTTAAAGTAGTTAGTCCAACCTCTGACCACTTGATTTACCATAGTAAAGACTAACGATAGAGGTTGAGCAGCTGCTTTCCTGCGACAAAGAAGCTCTCTAATCTTGTTATAAAGCTTGGACAGGATTGGCGAAAGCGGTCCGCCTTGCGGCACGCCAATCTTATTGGGCTTAACCAAACCATCTTCCATGATACCGGATTTTAAGAATGACCGAATCAAATGGAGGGTGGTTTTGTCATTTACTCGTTCTCTAATTATTGAAATTAATTTATCATGATTGACCGTGTCAAAATATTTCTCAATATCTAAATCAATTACCCATTGATATCCATCATCTTCATGATTGCGTCTTTA
This is a stretch of genomic DNA from Lactobacillus crispatus. It encodes these proteins:
- the ribH gene encoding 6,7-dimethyl-8-ribityllumazine synthase, which translates into the protein MNIYEGNFKNNNYHIAIVASKFNEIVTHHLVDGAIASLKQFGVLEDQIDIYWVPGAFEIGFTANKLLNSNNYDGIMTLGAVIKGETDHYSMIIQNVTNAIMQMNLKAEVPITFGILTTENIDQALQRSGLKAGNEGSSTAQSLLEMISLNKQIK
- a CDS encoding group II intron maturase-specific domain-containing protein; amino-acid sequence: MDLDIEKYFDTVNHDKLISIIRERVNDKTTLHLIRSFLKSGIMEDGLVKPNKIGVPQGGPLSPILSKLYNKIRELLCRRKAAAQPLSLVFTMVNQVVRGWTNYFKIGNCQEEYTLI